In a single window of the Natronosalvus caseinilyticus genome:
- a CDS encoding Mov34/MPN/PAD-1 family protein, which yields MGLLDALFRSSEILGIAEETLEFALESSEAAHPDEYMGFLRGTEAAELGLDREGLVITDVLIIPGTESNSVSATVQTSSIPNDVKALGSVHSHPNGVIRPSQADLETFGRGSVHVIIGAPYRRNDWKAFDSQGRRTHLEVIDVELPDSESFFDFTQADIDEELRG from the coding sequence ATGGGTCTGCTGGACGCGCTCTTTCGCTCGAGCGAGATTCTCGGCATCGCCGAGGAAACTCTCGAGTTCGCCCTCGAATCCTCTGAGGCTGCCCACCCCGACGAGTACATGGGCTTTCTTCGAGGAACCGAAGCCGCGGAACTGGGACTCGATCGAGAGGGGCTGGTCATCACCGACGTGCTGATAATCCCCGGAACCGAGTCCAACAGCGTGAGCGCGACCGTTCAGACCAGTTCAATCCCGAACGACGTGAAGGCCCTCGGCAGCGTCCACTCCCACCCGAATGGCGTGATCCGGCCGAGCCAGGCCGACCTCGAGACGTTCGGCCGGGGCAGCGTGCACGTCATCATCGGCGCGCCCTACCGCCGGAACGACTGGAAGGCGTTCGACTCGCAGGGACGGCGGACGCACCTCGAGGTCATCGACGTCGAGTTACCCGACAGCGAGTCGTTTTTCGACTTCACGCAAGCGGACATCGACGAGGAGTTGCGCGGATGA
- a CDS encoding restriction endonuclease, with translation MSISISELETNLQQINEYEFEEFVAEVWCHRGWNTRVTQGAADKGIDVVAEKDFPYEEKILIQAKRYGSGSRVGSPEMQKYASLVQRDKVDKVLIVCTSNFTSQAQDIAKDFGIKCVNGRILAQIIQQEGLEDLVREYVGEIDDAQIDSPTPATASVESEDDTDTTIDAALYAEGEHLTMELTGLSYSDRLSRTIATFEIHNKADSKWKIDTEDFTVISKDGFSHNPLRLRVMENIPGDWGMVYEDIRPDAKIRYLAAFNSDIVDNIERIEYDAPVRKRLSGASIVPSSPPSSPDKDASLDEIRKQIEKRTANRLRTETLNLMVTESDKQHLSIPDSLPIEEIYIQ, from the coding sequence ATGTCCATATCGATAAGCGAACTCGAAACTAATCTACAACAAATCAACGAATACGAGTTCGAAGAGTTCGTTGCCGAGGTCTGGTGCCACCGGGGCTGGAACACTCGTGTTACCCAAGGGGCGGCCGACAAAGGTATCGACGTTGTCGCTGAGAAAGACTTCCCTTACGAAGAGAAGATTCTGATTCAAGCCAAACGGTATGGCTCGGGGAGCAGGGTCGGGAGTCCAGAGATGCAGAAGTACGCATCACTCGTCCAGCGCGACAAGGTCGATAAGGTCCTCATCGTCTGTACTAGTAACTTTACCTCGCAGGCACAGGATATCGCAAAGGATTTCGGAATCAAGTGCGTTAATGGACGAATCCTCGCACAAATTATCCAACAGGAGGGACTGGAAGACCTAGTCCGAGAGTACGTTGGAGAAATTGATGACGCTCAAATTGACTCGCCAACTCCCGCGACCGCCAGCGTTGAGAGCGAAGATGATACGGATACTACCATCGATGCGGCTCTGTACGCGGAAGGCGAGCATTTGACCATGGAGTTGACGGGATTGTCCTACTCTGACCGTCTGTCCCGCACTATCGCAACGTTCGAGATACATAATAAAGCAGATTCAAAATGGAAAATTGACACTGAAGACTTCACGGTTATTTCGAAGGACGGGTTCAGCCATAACCCGCTGCGATTGAGAGTGATGGAGAACATCCCGGGAGATTGGGGAATGGTATATGAAGATATACGACCAGACGCCAAAATCCGATATCTCGCCGCCTTCAACTCAGATATTGTTGATAATATAGAACGAATAGAGTACGATGCACCAGTTCGGAAGCGCCTATCAGGTGCATCAATTGTTCCATCGTCTCCGCCATCCTCACCAGATAAGGATGCAAGTCTCGACGAGATACGCAAGCAGATTGAGAAACGAACAGCTAACAGGCTGCGAACAGAGACTCTGAATTTAATGGTAACAGAATCAGATAAACAGCACTTGTCAATCCCAGATTCCCTACCGATTGAGGAAATCTATATTCAATAA
- a CDS encoding tyrosine-type recombinase/integrase yields the protein MSDNKLDANGYHQKVERELKNVKRLSLDNDDERKAEDLTVADLDGDAREIYLFSQYVRDDQEAASAMNLIARLRRLSEVSDKPLTECSPDDINALLGSLAEKNLGTGKTYKSSTKRKYLDAVTEFAENRGIDALVDIERPSLKIEKVDEDFILSKSEVWDLIESANNIRTKAIIAISWDCAWRVTALISLKVKDYTRMGSEYGLLQLPTKAEGLKGAGGFKKPVTVSKGYLENWLAEHPCQDDPEAALFCRMDKEKHYGEHMTGEAVRKHLKKAATNAGIDKDRVYPHAFRHARATYMKKSNDYSDLHIEHTLNWAEGSNEHKRYEHLDQDDKINAILRAKGIDAQDDDVDPEEIDCPQCQRKIPFDANRCPYCSMIIDDRPAEWFQLYREIVNEDDPVKKKYDEMASITPEIAGLTKAEFEHVREKFAMAVQLHDFGGIDYDDHRKNVEDYDWASEIDISGIDETDIDYISKNWVAASEPLARNFDVNETEYRLQGSATGLPVKDIEEDLDKLDN from the coding sequence ATGTCAGACAACAAGCTCGACGCTAACGGATACCACCAGAAGGTCGAACGGGAGCTAAAGAACGTCAAAAGACTCTCGCTGGACAACGATGATGAACGGAAAGCCGAGGACCTCACAGTAGCAGACCTTGATGGAGATGCTCGCGAGATATATCTGTTCTCGCAATATGTACGTGATGACCAAGAAGCAGCGAGTGCGATGAATTTGATTGCTCGCCTACGGAGACTCAGCGAGGTTTCAGACAAGCCTCTCACAGAGTGTAGCCCGGATGATATCAATGCACTACTGGGTTCCCTTGCAGAGAAAAATTTAGGCACAGGAAAAACGTACAAGTCCTCAACGAAACGGAAATACCTCGATGCTGTTACTGAGTTTGCTGAGAACCGCGGTATCGATGCGTTAGTCGATATCGAACGTCCCAGTCTGAAGATAGAGAAAGTAGATGAAGACTTTATCCTCTCGAAATCCGAAGTTTGGGACCTGATTGAATCTGCAAATAACATTCGAACTAAAGCCATTATCGCGATATCGTGGGATTGCGCATGGCGCGTTACAGCCCTCATCTCGCTTAAAGTCAAGGATTACACGCGCATGGGCAGTGAATATGGATTACTCCAACTGCCAACAAAGGCGGAAGGGTTGAAAGGAGCGGGTGGCTTCAAGAAACCAGTCACGGTGTCGAAAGGATATTTAGAAAATTGGCTGGCTGAGCATCCGTGTCAAGACGACCCTGAGGCAGCCCTCTTCTGCAGGATGGACAAAGAAAAACACTACGGCGAACACATGACTGGTGAGGCTGTACGTAAGCATCTAAAGAAGGCAGCTACAAACGCAGGGATTGACAAAGACCGTGTTTACCCTCATGCGTTTCGGCATGCTCGAGCAACGTACATGAAAAAGTCAAACGATTATAGTGATTTACATATTGAGCACACACTAAATTGGGCAGAAGGGTCTAATGAGCATAAGCGGTATGAGCATTTAGACCAAGATGACAAGATAAATGCAATATTGCGTGCGAAGGGTATCGATGCGCAAGATGATGACGTTGACCCCGAAGAAATCGATTGCCCTCAATGTCAGCGGAAGATTCCGTTCGATGCGAATCGGTGCCCATACTGTAGTATGATTATCGACGACCGGCCCGCAGAGTGGTTCCAACTCTATCGGGAAATCGTCAATGAAGACGACCCTGTCAAAAAGAAATATGATGAGATGGCTTCAATAACGCCCGAAATCGCGGGCCTTACCAAAGCCGAATTTGAGCACGTTCGGGAAAAATTCGCTATGGCCGTCCAGTTACATGACTTCGGCGGGATTGATTATGACGACCACAGAAAAAATGTCGAAGATTATGACTGGGCTTCAGAAATCGACATCAGTGGGATTGATGAGACTGATATTGACTACATCAGTAAGAACTGGGTTGCTGCATCAGAACCATTAGCTCGAAACTTCGACGTTAACGAGACTGAATACCGATTACAAGGGAGTGCAACCGGATTACCAGTTAAGGATATTGAAGAGGATTTAGACAAACTCGACAACTAA
- a CDS encoding adenylyltransferase/cytidyltransferase family protein codes for MTDTRDTDRTARIRGREDRSDGTLVVAQGTFDLLHPGHVHYLEQARAMGDELVVIVARPTNVDHKEAPICAARQRRELVAALEVVDEAILGDREDIFRPIEELDPDVIALGHDQHHDPGAIEAELESRGIDCTVERASGRESKYDDELLSTRLIVERILRRRG; via the coding sequence ATGACGGACACGCGAGACACCGACCGAACGGCACGAATCCGGGGACGAGAGGATCGATCCGACGGGACACTCGTCGTCGCGCAGGGAACCTTCGACCTCCTTCACCCCGGTCACGTCCACTACCTCGAGCAGGCCAGAGCGATGGGCGACGAACTCGTCGTCATCGTCGCCCGGCCGACGAACGTCGATCACAAGGAGGCGCCGATCTGTGCCGCCCGGCAGCGCCGGGAGCTGGTCGCCGCTCTCGAGGTGGTCGACGAGGCCATCCTGGGTGATCGCGAGGACATCTTCCGGCCGATCGAGGAACTCGACCCCGACGTGATCGCGCTGGGTCACGACCAGCACCACGACCCCGGGGCGATCGAAGCCGAACTCGAGTCCCGCGGCATCGATTGTACGGTCGAGCGTGCGTCGGGGCGAGAGTCGAAGTACGACGACGAACTGTTGTCGACGCGATTGATCGTCGAGCGAATTCTTCGGCGTCGGGGGTAA
- a CDS encoding HEPN domain-containing protein, whose product MQSVEFEGYWWPPGEHENRVGGVLSYEPESGATLNLFESFESGVLLTREREHEAHSRLYGLSKEGDLLTLVDSHRDGFSSTQTVAGNVSYSTYQPRYVLDGIHVPQNKNISFTRLTTSFPGIEEWTQHIPSSDVDGVPGRTVEIVVDNPDPIEAKTVEYTLTLSSSFKTSRSRGETPSVPNETRFHLYPKHPAITLSRLRDYIYSLRGLLTIATNHPIEPRYVQARTPDSGFTTIDVYYGNPSFGQPGSPGITNLNFRLPDIPNGFSGLIERWFGLRQDTKSAIDLFLGTQYNPNMYRENIFLSLTQAIESYHRRRYQDEYMDSQKYESGVYPDVMDFIRGDLNDVYDDPSMFHGNSLSQSQVQQLKTMSDAHDIPNDLGNVLDSAIKYANEYSLRKRFKELVNDEFHSILTGLPHSAVGQIHPIVETRNHHTHQLKGEQKDPAIAEGADLTRLTWSLEQLLEVAFLAEIGVSESQIRNTLYDRYKQYRVL is encoded by the coding sequence ATGCAAAGTGTAGAATTCGAAGGATATTGGTGGCCGCCCGGAGAGCATGAAAACCGGGTCGGGGGAGTCCTTTCGTATGAGCCAGAGTCAGGGGCTACCCTAAACCTGTTTGAATCGTTTGAATCCGGTGTACTCCTCACAAGAGAAAGGGAACATGAAGCACATAGCCGTCTATACGGCCTTTCTAAAGAAGGTGACCTCCTCACATTAGTTGATTCTCACCGTGATGGATTTAGCTCAACTCAAACAGTAGCGGGCAACGTAAGTTACTCAACATATCAACCGAGATATGTCTTAGACGGAATCCATGTTCCACAGAACAAAAACATCTCTTTTACGAGGCTTACCACAAGCTTTCCGGGGATTGAGGAGTGGACACAGCACATTCCTTCATCAGATGTAGATGGGGTTCCCGGGCGGACTGTAGAGATTGTTGTAGATAATCCTGACCCGATAGAGGCGAAAACCGTAGAATACACACTCACGCTTTCAAGTTCCTTTAAGACATCCCGGTCACGCGGCGAAACTCCCTCAGTCCCAAATGAAACAAGGTTTCATCTTTATCCAAAGCATCCGGCCATCACATTGAGTCGGTTAAGGGACTATATCTATTCGCTCCGAGGGCTACTCACAATCGCAACGAACCATCCAATAGAACCAAGATACGTGCAAGCAAGAACTCCCGATTCGGGATTCACCACTATTGATGTATACTATGGGAACCCATCTTTTGGGCAGCCGGGGTCTCCGGGAATCACGAATCTCAATTTCCGACTTCCGGATATTCCTAATGGGTTCAGTGGCTTAATAGAGAGATGGTTTGGCCTGAGACAAGACACTAAATCAGCTATTGACCTTTTCCTTGGAACACAGTATAACCCCAATATGTACCGAGAGAACATTTTCCTCTCGCTCACACAAGCTATTGAATCCTATCATCGGCGTAGATATCAAGATGAATATATGGACTCTCAGAAGTATGAATCAGGCGTTTACCCGGACGTAATGGATTTCATCAGGGGTGATTTGAATGATGTGTATGATGACCCCAGTATGTTCCATGGCAATTCGTTATCTCAATCTCAAGTACAACAACTTAAGACCATGAGCGACGCTCACGATATCCCGAATGACTTAGGAAATGTCTTAGATTCAGCTATTAAATATGCCAACGAATACTCTCTACGGAAGCGGTTTAAAGAGTTAGTGAATGACGAATTCCACAGCATCCTAACAGGCCTTCCTCATAGTGCTGTCGGACAGATTCATCCCATCGTTGAGACAAGGAATCACCATACTCATCAACTGAAAGGCGAACAGAAAGACCCCGCGATAGCTGAAGGTGCTGATTTAACGCGGCTAACTTGGTCGTTAGAACAGCTATTAGAGGTGGCATTCTTAGCAGAAATTGGTGTTTCTGAATCGCAAATACGGAACACACTCTATGATAGATACAAGCAGTATCGGGTTCTCTAA
- a CDS encoding DHH family phosphoesterase, producing MTRDSAGGSGDSDSEDGDVSVVYDLAPDCTASDVQPDRPYLASINGIVEYGVFVDLSENVSGLVHESVLEGTFSVGQELAVELEEVRDNGDMAFQPADVDLEEDDYTVEPVDHDYPLTGTDRLEANVGEQVHLEGEIVQIKQTGGPTIFHIADEYGVVPCAAFEEAGVRAYPSVEVGDIVRVTGTPETREESVQIEVDGLSNLDGEDATQARERLEAALEERAQPHDVDPLIDWPAFEKLRPNLMEVATLLRRTVLEGRPIRVRHHADGDGMCAAVPLQLALENFIAEVHQDENAPQHLIKRLPAKAPFYEMEDATRDLNFALEDRERHGQQLPLVLMLDNGSTAEDVPAYETLAHYDIPIVAIDHHHPDPDAVGSLLDAHVNPYLHDEDYRITTGMLCVELARMIDPDLTDDLRHVPAVAGVSDRSKADAMDQYLELAAENDYDEDRLRDVSEALDYAAFWLRYNSGDHLIQDVLELSDADEDRHRRLVTFLADRSRRDVDRQLDAAMNHVEHERLDSGVHLYRIDVENHAHRFTYPAPGKTTGEIHDRKIQETGDPVITVGYGPDFAVLRSDGVRLDIPRMVSELEAEIPGGGVSGGGHLVVGSIKFVKGKRQEVIDALVEKMAAADIDEALSSAAPLEN from the coding sequence ATGACACGTGACTCCGCCGGAGGTTCCGGCGACAGTGATAGTGAAGACGGAGATGTTTCCGTCGTCTACGATCTCGCTCCCGATTGCACCGCTTCGGACGTCCAACCCGACCGCCCGTATCTCGCGTCGATCAACGGCATCGTCGAGTACGGCGTTTTCGTCGATCTCTCGGAGAACGTCTCCGGCCTCGTCCACGAATCCGTCCTGGAGGGCACCTTCAGCGTCGGCCAGGAACTCGCCGTCGAACTCGAGGAGGTTCGCGACAACGGCGACATGGCCTTCCAGCCGGCCGACGTCGACCTCGAGGAGGACGACTACACGGTCGAACCAGTCGACCACGACTATCCCCTGACCGGGACCGACCGCCTCGAGGCGAACGTCGGCGAACAGGTCCACCTCGAGGGCGAAATCGTCCAGATCAAACAGACCGGCGGCCCGACGATCTTCCACATCGCCGACGAGTACGGCGTCGTCCCCTGTGCCGCCTTCGAGGAGGCCGGCGTTCGCGCTTACCCCTCCGTCGAGGTGGGCGACATCGTTCGCGTCACTGGGACCCCCGAAACCCGCGAGGAGAGCGTCCAGATCGAGGTCGACGGCCTCTCGAACCTCGACGGCGAGGACGCGACCCAGGCCCGCGAACGACTCGAGGCCGCCCTCGAGGAGCGCGCCCAGCCCCACGACGTCGACCCGCTCATCGACTGGCCCGCGTTCGAGAAACTCCGCCCGAACCTCATGGAGGTCGCGACCCTCCTCCGGCGAACCGTCCTCGAGGGGCGACCAATCCGCGTCCGCCACCACGCCGACGGCGACGGTATGTGCGCGGCCGTCCCCCTCCAGCTCGCCCTCGAGAACTTCATCGCCGAGGTGCACCAGGACGAGAACGCACCCCAGCACCTGATCAAACGCCTGCCCGCGAAGGCGCCGTTCTACGAGATGGAAGACGCCACGCGCGACCTCAACTTCGCGCTCGAGGATCGCGAGCGACACGGCCAGCAACTGCCCCTCGTTCTCATGCTCGACAACGGCTCGACGGCCGAGGACGTACCCGCCTACGAGACGCTGGCCCACTACGACATCCCCATCGTCGCTATCGACCACCACCACCCCGACCCCGACGCCGTCGGCAGCCTGCTCGACGCCCACGTCAACCCGTACCTCCACGACGAGGACTACCGGATCACGACGGGCATGCTCTGTGTCGAACTCGCCCGGATGATCGACCCCGACCTCACCGACGACCTGCGGCACGTCCCCGCCGTGGCCGGCGTCTCGGATCGATCGAAGGCCGACGCGATGGACCAGTACCTCGAACTCGCCGCCGAGAACGACTACGACGAAGACCGCCTGCGAGACGTCAGCGAGGCCCTCGACTACGCCGCCTTCTGGCTCCGCTACAACTCCGGCGATCACCTGATTCAGGACGTCCTCGAACTCTCCGACGCCGACGAGGACCGGCACCGGCGGCTGGTCACGTTCCTCGCCGACCGCTCCCGCCGGGACGTCGACCGCCAGCTCGACGCCGCCATGAACCACGTCGAGCACGAACGCCTCGACAGCGGCGTCCACCTCTACCGGATCGACGTCGAAAACCACGCCCATCGGTTCACCTACCCCGCCCCGGGCAAGACCACGGGCGAGATCCACGACCGCAAGATCCAGGAAACCGGCGACCCGGTCATCACGGTCGGCTACGGGCCCGATTTCGCCGTCCTCCGCAGCGACGGCGTCCGCCTCGACATCCCCCGAATGGTTTCTGAGCTCGAGGCGGAGATCCCCGGCGGCGGCGTCTCCGGCGGCGGCCACCTCGTCGTCGGCTCGATCAAGTTCGTCAAGGGCAAGCGCCAGGAGGTCATCGACGCCCTCGTCGAGAAGATGGCCGCCGCGGACATCGACGAGGCGCTCTCGAGTGCGGCGCCGCTCGAGAACTAG